The following are from one region of the Hemitrygon akajei chromosome 31, sHemAka1.3, whole genome shotgun sequence genome:
- the LOC140719498 gene encoding transmembrane protein 265-like → MAEGTMEATGKPKQSVKEARGEEVDGNPARVNGDLNDNKALINVKEMEEEEVDEGRICNFWRTKRRFFWLSICSVIFGCSCVGIYALISAVKATERNIQGDVEAARKLRRRAVKFSHLSFLVLVASVLLSLLFIVIVSYLVRLAE, encoded by the exons atggcggagggaacaATGGAAGCGACTGGAAAGCCCAAGCAGTCGGTCAAAGAGGCAAGGGGCGAGGAGGTGGATGGAAATCCAGCACGGGTGAATGGGGATCTGAATGACAACAAGGCcctgataaatgtaaaggagatggaggaggaggaggtggacGAGGGCAGAATATGCAACTTCTGGAGGACCAAGAGGAGATTTTTCTGGCTATCGATCTGCAGTGTGATCTTCGGGTGTTCCTGTGTCGGCATCTACGCACTCATTAGTGCCGTAAAG GCAACAGAGCGGAACATTCAAGGTGACGTGGAAGCAGCGAGGAAGTTGCGTCGGCGGGCAGTGAAGTTCAGCCACCTGAGTTTCCTGGTGCTGGTGGCCAGCGTGCTGCTGAGTCTGCTTTTCATTGTCATCGTGTCCTACCTGGTGCGGCTAGCAGAGTAA